The stretch of DNA GCGTGTCGCCGCGAACAGCCTCGCAGATGATCCAGGATGCGTTGCGCGGTCGGTTCGTGCTCGATCCGCAAGTGAGGGTGATCCCCGAAGAATTCCCGCCGCCTTCGATTTCGGTGGGGGGGCAAGTTAAGCGCCCAGGCTCTTATCCTGCCGTAGGGCAACCAACCCTGCTGAAAGTGGTCAATCAGGCCGAAGGCTTGACGGAGTATGCCAAGACCGATGATGTCGTGGTGCAGAGGATCGTGGAGGGCCAGCGTTATGTCGGTCTGTATAATGTGGGCGCGATTCAGCGCGGCAATTATCCCGATCCGCAGCTTTTTCCTAACGACATCGTCATCGTCGGCGACTCGCCCACCAAGCGGCGGATCGACAATATCCTGCAATTTTCGCCGCTCCTTGCACCGCTTGTTCTCCTGATTAACCAACAGACTCGCTAAGGCTGCCGGCATGAATAATCCAGGTTTCGAGCGCTCCGTGCAGCC from Erythrobacter sp. encodes:
- a CDS encoding polysaccharide biosynthesis/export family protein, whose product is MIILAALGLGACATDRSIGLSPEIEVTQLEMLPEPRGEISYRIGPQEVLEIEVVGAEQLSGKYLTDENGHIVYPYIGEVRTGGVSPRTASQMIQDALRGRFVLDPQVRVIPEEFPPPSISVGGQVKRPGSYPAVGQPTLLKVVNQAEGLTEYAKTDDVVVQRIVEGQRYVGLYNVGAIQRGNYPDPQLFPNDIVIVGDSPTKRRIDNILQFSPLLAPLVLLINQQTR